The Pangasianodon hypophthalmus isolate fPanHyp1 chromosome 5, fPanHyp1.pri, whole genome shotgun sequence genome includes a window with the following:
- the upf3a gene encoding regulator of nonsense transcripts 3A isoform X1, giving the protein MRAEKEPTTGSRERGVVEIQLRDAQREQDSATANSKHKEEKKEIFTKVVIRRLPPSLSKDQLEEHLSPLPSYDYFEFFPADQSLYPHLFSRAYINFKNPEDIVLFRDRFDGYVFIDNKGQEYPAIVEFAPFQKVSKKKLKKKDAKAGSIEEDPEYKRFLENYSCDEEKSMANPETLLGEIEAKTRELIAKRTTPLLEYIKNKKLEKQRIREEKREERRRRELEKKRQREEEKRKRREEERRKRKEAEKQKKLSEKDIKIKLLKKCDRDDEVESDRLKDKGDSGETERNKWEKSTGHTKAKEPKDKVQLESDKEQRDGHGRRQRDKDHRGREEERKRQRHHYEFDKFMRRKEETKWGKGYCHDRAKKDGHHHGYSYCPEMGDKSSKEDRDDMGSRKERIRNKSVLVHQEKRTSQSEGPDQIGGALPAKDRPAMQLYQPGARNRKRMGSGNKGFDFSRLSPEPSTEPCYELTIGTGSEKSGDE; this is encoded by the exons ATGAGGGCTGAAAAGGAGCCGACAACgggaagcagagagagaggcgTCGTCGAGATACAGCTGAGGGACGCTCAGAGGGAGCAGGACAGCGCCACGGCCAATTCGAAGCAcaaagaggagaaaaaggaaaTCTTCACCAAG GTTGTGATTCGACGTCTTCCACCCAGCCTGTCAAAAGACCAGCTTGAGGAGCATCTCAGTCCACTGCCTTCTTATGACTATTTTGAGTTCTTTCCTGCTGATCAAAG CCTGTATCCACATCTTTTCTCCAGAGCATACATCAACTTTAAAAACCCAGAGGATATTGTTCTCTTCAGAGATCGTTTTGATGGTTACGTTTTTATTGATAATAAAG GTCAAGAATATCCAGCTATTGTAGAATTTGCACCTTTTCAGAAGGTTTCAAAGAAGAAGCTCAAGAAGAAAGATGCCAAAGCAGGAAGCATTGAAGAag ATCCAGAATACAAACGATTTCTGGAGAACTACTCTTGTGATGAGGAGAAGTCAATGGCCAATCCAGAAACACTGTTGGGAGAAATTGAGGCTAAAACAAGAGAGCTCATAG CTAAAAGGACAACGCCACTTCTGGAGTACATTAAGAACAAGAAGTTGGAGAAGCAG agaatTCGGGAGGAAAAAAGGGAAGAGAGGAGACGCCGAGAACTGGAAAAGAAACGGCAAAGGGAAGAGGAGAAAAGGAAACGGCGAGAAGAGGAGAGGCGAAAACGGAAAGAGGCAGAGAAGCAGAAGAAACTCTCAGAAAAGGATATCAAAATCAAG CTTTTGAAGAAATGTGACAGGGATGATGAGGTGGAATCAGACAGACTGAAAGACAAAGGAGACAGTGGAGAGACGGAGAGGAACAAGTGGGAGAAATCCACAGGCCACACCAAGGCAAAGGAACCTAAAGACAA AGTTCAGTTGGAGAGTGATAAGGAGCAGCGGGATGGCCACGGCCGCCGGCAGAGAGATAAAGACCACAGGGGCCGAGAAGAGGAGCGGAAGCGGCAACGGCATCACTATGAGTTCGATAAGTTCATGCGCCGCAAGGAGGAGACCAAATGGGGCAAAGGTTACTGTCACGACCGGGCAAAGAAAGATGGTCACCACCATGGCTACTCCTACTGCCCTGAGATGGGGGACAAGTCAAGCAAGGAGGACCGGGATGACATGGGGAGCAGGAAGGAACGTATTCGTAATAAG TCTGTATTAGTGCATCAGGAGAAAAGGACCTCCCAGTCTGAGGGGCCAGACCAGATAGGAGGGGCTCTGCCAGCCAAG GACCGACCTGCCATGCAGCTGTACCAGCCAGGAGCTCGTAACCGTAAGCGCATGGGGTCTGGGAACAAAGGCTTTGACTTCAGCCGGCTCTCTCCGGAGCCAAGCACTGAACCCTGCTATGAGCTGACCATAGGAACAGGCTCTGAGAAAAGTGGAGATGAGTGA
- the p2ry8 gene encoding P2Y purinoceptor 8, whose product MSQSANGSSIDNNTLSILQTKWTSDLMSAVYVIVTLVNICGNGLSMWLLLFRTFPKTPSIIFMINLTITDLLLGLALPFQIMYQVQGYNWTLGSSMCNVLTVTFFVNMYCSILTMTAISVDRYMGIVRPMHFRQANVKIRNAIFACMAMWAIVLAVLSPLEKTDLTYKVQELNIITCFDILKKDMLPSVAHWAAFLFAMFGVLFLCPFIITVYCYIRIICALIKNSKSIQKGRAVRLAFIVLFVFIFCFAPNNILLLAHTVTKLYFNKSLYMYYKLSLSLSCINSCLDPFIYYLASKDFRRKMRQMLGLQNLSTVDMEMSEGRRESFHSGRTGSIGKADAKYTERPIIRANSIV is encoded by the coding sequence ATGTCGCAGAGTGCCAACGGCAGCAGTATAGACAATAACACACTGTCTATACTTCAAACCAAATGGACTAGTGACCTTATGTCAGCCGTCTATGTCATCGTGACTCTGGTGAACATCTGTGGGAATGGCCTTTCCATGTGGCTGCTGTTGTTCCGCACCTTCCCGAAGACCCCTTCCATCATCTTTATGATCAATCTTACCATCACTGACCTGTTACTGGGCTTAGCACTCCCTTTCCAGATCATGTACCAAGTGCAAGGCTACAACTGGACGCTGGGTTCAAGCATGTGCAATGTACTCACAGTCACCTTCTTTGTTAACATGTATTGTTCCATTCTGACAATGACGGCTATCAGTGTTGACCGCTACATGGGTATTGTGAGACCTATGCACTTCAGACAGGCAAATGTGAAGATCAGGAATGCAATTTTTGCATGCATGGCTATGTGGGCTATAGTTCTGGCAGTTCTCAGCCCATTGGAGAAGACGGATCTGACGTATAAAGTGCAAGAGCTCAACATCATCACTTGCTTTGACATTCTAAAGAAGGACATGCTCCCATCAGTCGCACACTGGGCAGCCTTCCTGTTTGCCATGTTTGGCGTTCTGTTCCTCTGTCCCTTCATCATAACAGTGTACTGCTACATCAGGATCATCTGTGCTCTCATCAAAAATTCCAAAAGCATCCAGAAAGGGCGTGCTGTTCGCCTGGCCTTTAttgtcttgtttgtgtttattttctgttttgcgCCCAACAACATATTACTCTTGGCCCACACAGTCACAAAGCTTTACTTTAACAAATCTCTCTACATGTACTATAAGCTCTCCCTGTCACTTAGCTGCATCAACAGCTGCCTGGATCCATTCATCTACTATTTAGCCTCAAAGGATTTCCGTCGAAAGATGAGACAGATGTTGGGGCTGCAAAACCTCAGCACAGTGGATATGGAAATGAGTGAAGGCCGCAGAGAAAGTTTCCATTCGGGTCGCACAGGTTCTATTGGAAAAGCAGATGCTAAGTACACAGAAAGACCTATTATTCGGGCCAATTCAATCGTATAG
- the upf3a gene encoding regulator of nonsense transcripts 3A isoform X2 has protein sequence MRAEKEPTTGSRERGVVEIQLRDAQREQDSATANSKHKEEKKEIFTKVVIRRLPPSLSKDQLEEHLSPLPSYDYFEFFPADQSLYPHLFSRAYINFKNPEDIVLFRDRFDGYVFIDNKGQEYPAIVEFAPFQKVSKKKLKKKDAKAGSIEEDPEYKRFLENYSCDEEKSMANPETLLGEIEAKTRELIAKRTTPLLEYIKNKKLEKQRIREEKREERRRRELEKKRQREEEKRKRREEERRKRKEAEKQKKLSEKDIKIKLLKKCDRDDEVESDRLKDKGDSGETERNKWEKSTGHTKAKEPKDKVQLESDKEQRDGHGRRQRDKDHRGREEERKRQRHHYEFDKFMRRKEETKWGKGYCHDRAKKDGHHHGYSYCPEMGDKSSKEDRDDMGSRKERIRNKDRPAMQLYQPGARNRKRMGSGNKGFDFSRLSPEPSTEPCYELTIGTGSEKSGDE, from the exons ATGAGGGCTGAAAAGGAGCCGACAACgggaagcagagagagaggcgTCGTCGAGATACAGCTGAGGGACGCTCAGAGGGAGCAGGACAGCGCCACGGCCAATTCGAAGCAcaaagaggagaaaaaggaaaTCTTCACCAAG GTTGTGATTCGACGTCTTCCACCCAGCCTGTCAAAAGACCAGCTTGAGGAGCATCTCAGTCCACTGCCTTCTTATGACTATTTTGAGTTCTTTCCTGCTGATCAAAG CCTGTATCCACATCTTTTCTCCAGAGCATACATCAACTTTAAAAACCCAGAGGATATTGTTCTCTTCAGAGATCGTTTTGATGGTTACGTTTTTATTGATAATAAAG GTCAAGAATATCCAGCTATTGTAGAATTTGCACCTTTTCAGAAGGTTTCAAAGAAGAAGCTCAAGAAGAAAGATGCCAAAGCAGGAAGCATTGAAGAag ATCCAGAATACAAACGATTTCTGGAGAACTACTCTTGTGATGAGGAGAAGTCAATGGCCAATCCAGAAACACTGTTGGGAGAAATTGAGGCTAAAACAAGAGAGCTCATAG CTAAAAGGACAACGCCACTTCTGGAGTACATTAAGAACAAGAAGTTGGAGAAGCAG agaatTCGGGAGGAAAAAAGGGAAGAGAGGAGACGCCGAGAACTGGAAAAGAAACGGCAAAGGGAAGAGGAGAAAAGGAAACGGCGAGAAGAGGAGAGGCGAAAACGGAAAGAGGCAGAGAAGCAGAAGAAACTCTCAGAAAAGGATATCAAAATCAAG CTTTTGAAGAAATGTGACAGGGATGATGAGGTGGAATCAGACAGACTGAAAGACAAAGGAGACAGTGGAGAGACGGAGAGGAACAAGTGGGAGAAATCCACAGGCCACACCAAGGCAAAGGAACCTAAAGACAA AGTTCAGTTGGAGAGTGATAAGGAGCAGCGGGATGGCCACGGCCGCCGGCAGAGAGATAAAGACCACAGGGGCCGAGAAGAGGAGCGGAAGCGGCAACGGCATCACTATGAGTTCGATAAGTTCATGCGCCGCAAGGAGGAGACCAAATGGGGCAAAGGTTACTGTCACGACCGGGCAAAGAAAGATGGTCACCACCATGGCTACTCCTACTGCCCTGAGATGGGGGACAAGTCAAGCAAGGAGGACCGGGATGACATGGGGAGCAGGAAGGAACGTATTCGTAATAAG GACCGACCTGCCATGCAGCTGTACCAGCCAGGAGCTCGTAACCGTAAGCGCATGGGGTCTGGGAACAAAGGCTTTGACTTCAGCCGGCTCTCTCCGGAGCCAAGCACTGAACCCTGCTATGAGCTGACCATAGGAACAGGCTCTGAGAAAAGTGGAGATGAGTGA